A DNA window from Thermoplasmata archaeon contains the following coding sequences:
- the thiL gene encoding thiamine-phosphate kinase, translated as MTRLSDIGEREAIAILTRIFDRGAPIGLGHDVGVVEWGEDYLVVTTDVVNPRTHVPEGSRPDQIGWYLVAVNLSDVAAAGARPLGFVGALSLPPSTDVDFLKGLARGMEACAEEFGIAVLGGDTKEADVISLAGTAIGRVRKDRILLRKGARPGDAIVVTGALGRAGLAVAQLADPEMKSEGIKQLLHPYPRLREGQIFSESGAVTSCMDISDGLALSLAQMAAMTGLSYAVEWEKVPRYEPLEALPVERQKEHALYAGGDFELVATVKSGSVPDLVGRLNEPQRGVRHGLAVIGKVGTPGPNLLVVGGKQEPLQDRGWEHFRVSHSG; from the coding sequence ATGACGAGGCTCTCGGACATCGGGGAGCGCGAGGCGATCGCGATCCTCACGCGGATCTTCGACCGCGGAGCGCCCATCGGTCTGGGACACGATGTCGGGGTGGTCGAGTGGGGCGAGGACTACCTCGTCGTGACCACGGACGTCGTGAACCCGCGGACCCATGTCCCCGAGGGATCCCGCCCGGACCAGATCGGGTGGTACCTCGTCGCCGTGAACCTGAGCGACGTGGCCGCGGCGGGCGCACGGCCTCTGGGGTTCGTGGGAGCGCTCTCTCTGCCGCCGAGCACGGATGTCGATTTCCTGAAGGGGCTGGCGCGCGGCATGGAGGCCTGCGCGGAGGAATTCGGCATCGCGGTCCTCGGGGGCGACACCAAGGAGGCGGACGTGATCTCCCTCGCGGGCACGGCGATCGGGCGCGTGCGCAAGGACCGCATCCTCCTGCGGAAGGGCGCACGACCTGGGGACGCGATCGTCGTCACGGGAGCGCTCGGACGGGCGGGCCTCGCGGTCGCACAGCTCGCGGACCCCGAGATGAAATCGGAGGGCATCAAGCAGCTCCTGCATCCCTATCCGCGCTTGCGGGAAGGGCAGATCTTCTCCGAGTCGGGCGCGGTGACGAGCTGCATGGACATCTCGGATGGGCTCGCGCTCAGCCTCGCGCAGATGGCTGCGATGACCGGGCTCTCGTACGCGGTCGAGTGGGAGAAGGTGCCGCGATACGAACCGCTCGAGGCACTCCCGGTGGAACGGCAGAAAGAGCATGCTCTGTACGCCGGCGGGGACTTCGAACTCGTGGCCACGGTCAAGTCGGGGTCCGTGCCGGATCTCGTGGGGCGCCTGAACGAGCCGCAACGCGGCGTCCGCCACGGGCTCGCCGTGATCGGGAAAGTCGGGACACCGGGACCGAACCTCCTCGTCGTCGGCGGGAAGCAGGAGCCGCTCCAGGATCGCGGCTGGGAACACTTCCGCGTTTCACATTCGGGGTAG